From one Anaerococcus prevotii DSM 20548 genomic stretch:
- a CDS encoding metal ABC transporter permease: protein MLKYDFMLRALLAGAMLAIIIPMIGVVMINRRTSMIGDALSHSSLSGVAIGLIFGVNPLWTSLIICVLASFAIEIIRRRFDQYGDMATAIVMSAGIGLAAVLSDFTPGGTSFESFMFGSITTVGKDDLILIGIIFVVVLVVSLYFYNALLYNSINPMMSRLSGVRTDLVDSFFTLITAITVAISAKTVGALMITSLMVIPVATSLLVSKSYKSSYILSIILSLLFMISGISLSFYKGVKPGGAIVLIAIGFLIIVSLLSLIRKKIMVKK from the coding sequence ATGCTTAAGTATGATTTTATGTTAAGAGCCCTCCTTGCAGGAGCTATGCTTGCCATAATTATTCCCATGATTGGCGTGGTGATGATAAACAGAAGGACCTCTATGATAGGCGATGCCCTAAGCCATTCCTCCCTTTCTGGTGTGGCTATCGGTTTGATCTTTGGGGTCAATCCCTTGTGGACTTCTTTAATAATATGTGTACTCGCAAGTTTTGCTATTGAGATTATTAGAAGAAGGTTCGACCAATATGGAGATATGGCGACAGCTATAGTGATGAGTGCAGGAATTGGTCTTGCGGCTGTTCTTTCAGACTTCACTCCCGGGGGAACTAGTTTTGAATCCTTCATGTTCGGTTCAATTACGACTGTAGGAAAGGATGACCTTATTCTTATTGGAATTATATTTGTAGTGGTACTTGTAGTTTCCCTCTATTTTTATAATGCCCTCCTATATAATTCCATAAATCCAATGATGAGTAGGCTTTCTGGAGTAAGGACTGACCTTGTGGATTCCTTCTTTACCTTGATTACTGCTATAACAGTAGCGATTTCCGCAAAGACGGTAGGTGCCTTGATGATAACCTCCCTTATGGTAATACCGGTTGCGACATCCCTACTTGTTAGCAAATCCTACAAGTCATCCTATATCCTTTCAATAATCCTATCCCTCCTATTTATGATTTCAGGTATAAGCCTAAGTTTCTATAAGGGAGTAAAACCAGGCGGGGCTATAGTCCTCATAGCCATAGGATTTTTGATAATAGTTTCTCTTCTTAGTCTTATTAGAAAAAAGATTATGGTTAAGAAATAA
- a CDS encoding DUF4365 domain-containing protein → MLNNKDIETISVNAVKNSITITECLEEFISDNDKEPSWDGHIIIYEKIKGHKSNIIGRVPVQVKGKIKKNQSSDEISYIMKVSDLRNYFNDGGCFLFVVYINPGNTQETKIYYNALTPIKLKNILKNVSKQKNKSLKLKAFPTENAKKEIILKNFYMDCKRQTSFNLNDYIQLDQIGKIDKIEEIVIPISSTSKFESYKTLLENDHYFYARLKGSSTLIPVNALPKVHSISNIMDTSISVNGKIYYNKIKIIRKIDQYILRIGESLNLIFNETDDHFKINYESSSKARVLAKDLEFNIKILEEGYFRINDEIIEIDRKKLSYNNFDINQMKQKLEFTKDVVKTLDILGCKEDINFNELEKQDLKHLNVLISAFVYDRNIVINEDIGNSLHYVNVGNLKFLLFFEELEAHNKFKLNDFFDIHLYSKHIEEDKETKYYDVSQFLTLSTNDILTLNNIDFTKIILDFKEIDHNKYTFPSANSFLIELLLALDKAKGIRKEEITETCVELAQWIRTSPDDELEQEIKILNLLQVYKRQRNLTDDEIDELYRIIENKSNNYQYMVGAYLLLEQQRQANRYFMKMSDIDQDNFRKLPIYHFWRND, encoded by the coding sequence ATACTAAATAATAAGGATATAGAGACAATATCAGTCAATGCAGTTAAGAATAGCATAACCATAACTGAATGCTTAGAAGAATTTATTTCAGACAATGATAAGGAACCTTCATGGGACGGGCACATTATTATATATGAAAAGATAAAGGGTCATAAGTCTAATATAATTGGTAGAGTCCCAGTTCAAGTAAAAGGAAAAATTAAAAAGAATCAATCATCGGACGAAATCTCATATATTATGAAAGTTTCTGATTTAAGAAACTATTTTAATGATGGAGGATGTTTTTTATTTGTTGTATATATTAATCCCGGCAACACACAAGAAACCAAAATATACTACAATGCCCTCACACCTATTAAATTAAAAAACATTCTTAAAAATGTAAGTAAACAAAAAAATAAATCATTGAAGCTTAAGGCTTTTCCTACTGAGAATGCTAAGAAAGAGATTATTCTTAAAAATTTCTATATGGATTGTAAAAGACAAACTAGCTTTAATTTAAATGATTATATACAATTAGATCAAATAGGAAAAATAGATAAAATTGAAGAAATAGTTATACCTATTTCTTCAACCTCAAAATTTGAATCTTATAAAACATTACTAGAAAATGATCATTATTTTTACGCAAGACTAAAGGGCAGTTCAACTCTTATACCTGTTAATGCTTTACCAAAAGTTCATAGCATAAGCAATATTATGGATACTAGTATATCAGTAAATGGAAAAATATATTATAATAAAATAAAAATCATAAGAAAAATAGATCAATATATATTACGTATTGGAGAAAGTTTAAATTTGATTTTTAATGAAACAGATGATCATTTTAAGATAAATTATGAAAGTTCCAGCAAAGCTAGAGTATTAGCAAAAGATCTTGAGTTCAACATTAAAATATTAGAAGAAGGATACTTTAGGATTAATGACGAGATAATTGAAATAGATAGGAAGAAACTAAGTTATAATAATTTTGATATAAATCAAATGAAGCAAAAATTAGAATTTACAAAAGACGTTGTTAAAACTCTTGATATATTGGGATGTAAAGAAGACATAAATTTTAATGAATTGGAAAAACAAGATTTAAAACATTTAAATGTATTAATTAGTGCTTTTGTTTACGATAGAAATATTGTTATAAATGAAGATATTGGCAATTCTCTACATTATGTTAATGTCGGTAATCTTAAATTTCTATTATTCTTTGAAGAACTAGAAGCCCATAATAAATTTAAATTAAATGATTTCTTTGATATTCATTTATATTCTAAACATATCGAAGAAGATAAAGAAACTAAATATTATGATGTGTCTCAATTCCTTACTCTAAGTACTAATGATATTCTTACCTTAAACAACATAGATTTTACTAAAATTATCCTTGATTTTAAAGAAATCGATCATAACAAGTACACTTTTCCTAGTGCAAATTCTTTTCTTATAGAACTGTTATTAGCTTTAGACAAGGCTAAAGGAATAAGAAAAGAGGAAATTACAGAGACCTGTGTAGAGCTTGCTCAATGGATAAGAACATCACCTGATGATGAGCTAGAACAAGAAATTAAAATTTTAAATCTACTTCAAGTTTATAAAAGGCAGAGAAATTTAACAGATGATGAAATTGATGAATTATATAGAATTATAGAAAATAAATCAAACAATTATCAATATATGGTAGGAGCCTATCTGTTATT
- a CDS encoding DEAD/DEAH box helicase, with protein MTEAKISTTKEIIPICYAYTTPGVTYHEGWTKIGFTERDVETRVREQVGTTGIIYKIEWEKNAVYEGSNDTFRDSDFHKYLENNNIEREPGLEWFKIDPLLAKNKFDEFKENRGLIETNLKPAPYILRNEQANAVDITMKYFKNHDKGEFLWNAKPRFGKTLASYDLCMKMGFEKILIVTNRPAIANSWYDDFVKFIGPASGYFFISRVDALRDKKFVLTRDEYMDKVDLNKTKGFIEFVSLQDLKGSIHFGGDIPKLEEVANINWDILIIDEAHEGVDTYKTDQAFNQIERANTLHLSGTPFKALSNFKFADDAIYNWTYADEQRAKRDFVSEDLGENPYETLPRLNLFTYQISDIIRDELDDGIDLDGESVEYAFDLNEFFSTNERGAFVYGDDVDKFLDALTDENRTKFPFSTPELRDEIKHSFWILNRVDSAKALKRKLELNPVFKDYKIVLAAGDGKIDDEVITEESLDRVRDAIKNYDKTITLSVGQLTTGITVPEWTAVLMLANMKSPSLYMQAAFRAQNPCLFSNGGKHFRKKNAYVFDFDPARTLDIFEQFANDLHPTTSGGGGDDETRKRQVRELLNFFPVYGEDEDGVMIELDAEKVLSIPRKIKAYEVVNRGFMSNFLFANISNIFRAPQEIKETIKKMKSYKEGKKIPINMDDDTADELDLDENGQIDIPEEKIIWQAQKVFGKKIYKDIEYGIDQAQSDLVLVKTPRKTQLEEVLDTYTKPISKIIVDTAKEEYKDEMVRSTERKIQRTIEDKVASIVKKEFGNYEIERNTIESQRKEELSKSKSSIESSAIDKKYNDLYESKYDEFSKKVREAVNDYKTIEDYTIATTEIIENDNREREKKTEEDKMRDNLRGFSRTIPSFLMAYGDYDTRLDNFDKIIPNEVFLEVTSISIDEFRMLRDGYDYLDEETGEMKHYEGHLFNERVFNDSVKEFLDKKVKLANYFDPEVKRDIFDYIPPQKTNQIFTPRKVVNQMLDLLERENPGCFDNKDFTFIDPYMKSGLYIAEIVKRLYRSETIKEVYPDGKDRLNHIFKNQVYGLAPTEIIYKIASNYILGFEKEIEIKKHNLRLLDSLKSIKEDRFEEDLVKLYPELED; from the coding sequence ATGACTGAAGCAAAGATTTCTACCACCAAGGAAATTATCCCTATATGCTATGCCTATACTACTCCTGGTGTGACCTACCACGAGGGATGGACAAAGATTGGTTTTACTGAAAGAGATGTAGAAACTAGGGTCAGAGAGCAAGTGGGCACTACTGGCATTATATACAAAATCGAATGGGAGAAAAACGCCGTCTACGAAGGCTCAAACGATACCTTTAGGGATTCTGATTTTCATAAATACCTTGAAAACAATAATATTGAAAGAGAGCCAGGGCTTGAATGGTTTAAGATTGATCCTTTGCTTGCCAAAAATAAATTTGATGAATTTAAGGAAAATAGAGGACTTATAGAAACAAACTTAAAACCTGCTCCTTATATACTTAGGAACGAACAAGCTAACGCAGTAGACATAACAATGAAATATTTTAAAAACCATGATAAGGGAGAATTCCTCTGGAATGCCAAACCACGTTTTGGTAAAACTCTCGCTTCTTATGACCTTTGTATGAAGATGGGTTTTGAGAAAATCTTGATTGTTACAAATAGACCTGCTATTGCGAACTCTTGGTATGATGATTTTGTTAAATTCATAGGTCCAGCTAGTGGTTATTTCTTTATTAGTCGAGTGGATGCCCTTAGGGATAAGAAATTTGTCTTGACTAGAGATGAGTATATGGACAAGGTAGACCTTAATAAGACCAAGGGATTTATAGAATTTGTAAGCCTTCAAGACCTCAAGGGGTCAATCCACTTTGGTGGTGATATTCCAAAGCTTGAGGAAGTTGCAAATATCAATTGGGATATACTAATAATCGATGAGGCTCACGAGGGCGTGGATACCTACAAGACAGACCAAGCTTTTAACCAAATTGAAAGAGCTAATACCCTCCATCTTTCTGGAACACCTTTTAAGGCCCTTTCCAATTTCAAATTTGCAGACGATGCAATCTACAATTGGACCTATGCTGATGAACAAAGAGCAAAAAGAGATTTTGTTTCAGAAGATCTTGGAGAAAATCCTTATGAAACCCTGCCAAGGCTCAATCTTTTTACCTATCAGATTTCAGATATTATAAGAGATGAGCTTGATGATGGGATAGATCTTGATGGAGAAAGTGTTGAGTATGCCTTTGATCTTAATGAATTTTTCTCAACAAATGAGAGAGGAGCCTTTGTCTATGGTGATGATGTGGATAAGTTCTTGGATGCACTTACGGATGAGAATAGAACTAAGTTTCCATTTTCTACACCAGAGCTTAGGGATGAGATAAAACACTCCTTTTGGATTCTAAACAGGGTTGATTCTGCCAAGGCTCTTAAGAGAAAGCTTGAACTAAATCCGGTTTTTAAGGACTATAAGATTGTCCTTGCCGCAGGTGATGGCAAGATAGATGATGAAGTAATTACAGAAGAGTCTTTGGACCGTGTAAGAGACGCTATAAAAAATTACGATAAGACCATTACCCTATCTGTTGGCCAACTTACTACAGGTATAACTGTACCCGAGTGGACAGCAGTCCTAATGCTTGCCAATATGAAGTCTCCTTCTCTTTATATGCAGGCGGCTTTTAGAGCACAAAATCCCTGTCTATTTTCTAATGGAGGCAAACATTTTAGGAAGAAAAACGCCTATGTTTTTGACTTTGATCCAGCAAGAACCTTAGATATTTTTGAACAATTTGCCAATGACCTACATCCTACTACAAGTGGTGGTGGAGGAGACGATGAGACTAGGAAAAGGCAAGTCAGAGAACTTCTAAACTTTTTCCCAGTATATGGGGAAGATGAAGATGGGGTTATGATTGAACTAGATGCAGAAAAAGTTTTATCTATTCCAAGAAAGATTAAGGCTTATGAAGTTGTAAATCGTGGCTTTATGTCAAACTTCCTTTTTGCAAATATTTCGAATATCTTTAGGGCTCCCCAAGAGATAAAAGAAACCATCAAGAAGATGAAATCTTATAAGGAAGGTAAAAAGATACCTATAAATATGGATGATGATACTGCTGATGAATTAGACCTTGATGAAAATGGCCAAATAGATATTCCAGAAGAGAAAATTATATGGCAAGCACAAAAAGTCTTTGGTAAAAAAATTTATAAGGACATAGAATATGGCATAGATCAGGCTCAATCTGACTTAGTTCTTGTGAAAACTCCTAGAAAAACCCAATTAGAAGAGGTCTTAGATACCTATACCAAGCCAATAAGCAAGATTATAGTAGACACGGCTAAGGAAGAATATAAAGATGAAATGGTAAGGTCAACTGAAAGAAAAATTCAAAGGACTATTGAAGATAAAGTTGCTTCTATTGTCAAAAAAGAATTTGGAAACTATGAGATTGAAAGAAATACCATAGAAAGCCAAAGGAAAGAAGAACTTTCTAAATCAAAATCATCAATTGAATCTAGTGCTATTGATAAAAAATATAACGACTTATATGAGTCCAAGTATGATGAATTTAGCAAAAAAGTTAGAGAGGCTGTCAACGATTATAAAACAATCGAAGATTATACTATTGCTACTACTGAAATAATTGAAAATGACAATAGAGAAAGAGAAAAGAAGACTGAAGAAGATAAGATGAGAGACAATCTCAGGGGCTTTTCTAGAACTATTCCTTCATTCCTCATGGCTTACGGTGATTATGATACAAGGCTAGATAATTTTGATAAAATTATTCCAAATGAAGTCTTTCTTGAAGTTACAAGCATAAGTATAGATGAATTTAGGATGCTTAGAGACGGCTATGATTATCTTGATGAAGAAACTGGTGAAATGAAGCACTATGAAGGTCATCTTTTCAATGAACGAGTATTTAATGACTCTGTGAAAGAATTTTTGGATAAAAAAGTTAAGCTTGCCAATTATTTCGATCCAGAAGTCAAAAGGGATATATTCGACTATATACCACCTCAAAAAACTAACCAAATCTTTACACCGAGAAAAGTTGTAAATCAGATGCTAGATCTTCTTGAAAGGGAAAATCCTGGCTGTTTCGATAACAAGGACTTTACTTTTATAGATCCCTACATGAAGTCAGGTTTATATATTGCAGAAATTGTAAAGAGACTTTATAGAAGTGAAACAATCAAAGAAGTTTATCCAGATGGAAAAGATAGGTTAAATCATATCTTTAAAAATCAAGTCTATGGACTAGCCCCAACAGAAATCATTTACAAAATAGCTAGTAACTATATCTTAGGATTTGAAAAAGAGATAGAAATTAAAAAGCATAATCTTAGACTCCTAGATTCTCTTAAAAGTATCAAAGAAGATAGGTTCGAGGAAGACTTAGTTAAATTGTATCCGGAATTGGAAGACTAA
- a CDS encoding YaaA family protein: MKIIISPAKRFKHFDNRKTDDILFEEKTRDLVERIQKLSLNEIGNLNQTNDELTEKAYFDYKEFDFNHLDNPALFSYDGLVFKQFSEEDFIDPDYLNEHVYIISALYGALKPYSGIRDYRLYFDNKMIDLYDFWKDDIYKEVFRDGELVINLASKEYSKTIRPYLKEEDQFITIDFKDEKNGKVRSIVAWTKQMRGKFLKEIISNKIEDPEEIKKIEIDGYIFDPYLSTGDNFVFVRRKS; the protein is encoded by the coding sequence ATGAAAATTATTATATCACCAGCAAAAAGATTTAAACATTTTGACAATAGAAAGACAGATGATATTTTATTTGAAGAAAAAACTCGAGATCTTGTAGAAAGGATTCAAAAGCTTAGCTTAAATGAAATAGGCAATCTCAACCAGACCAATGATGAGCTAACCGAGAAGGCTTATTTTGATTATAAGGAATTTGACTTTAATCATTTAGATAATCCCGCTCTTTTTTCCTATGATGGCTTGGTTTTTAAACAATTTTCCGAGGAGGACTTTATAGATCCAGACTACTTAAATGAGCATGTCTATATAATCTCAGCCCTCTATGGAGCCCTTAAGCCATATTCAGGCATCAGGGATTATAGACTCTATTTTGATAACAAGATGATCGATCTCTATGATTTTTGGAAGGATGATATCTACAAGGAAGTCTTCAGGGATGGTGAGCTTGTGATTAATCTTGCTAGCAAGGAATATTCTAAAACTATCAGGCCATATCTTAAGGAAGAAGACCAATTTATTACTATAGATTTTAAGGATGAGAAAAATGGCAAGGTCAGGTCAATTGTCGCTTGGACTAAACAGATGAGGGGGAAGTTCCTCAAGGAGATTATTAGCAATAAGATAGAAGATCCAGAAGAGATCAAGAAGATTGAAATCGACGGATACATCTTCGATCCTTATTTGTCTACTGGGGATAATTTCGTATTTGTAAGGAGAAAGTCGTGA
- a CDS encoding metal ABC transporter ATP-binding protein yields the protein MKLLEIKNLKFGYEENLILNDINLELDKGDFLAISGENGSGKSTLIKLILKALKKDAGVINILGKPIEEFDEFEKIGYVPQVNDSAKIAFPVTCKEYVSLGLYKEFNFLNMATRKVRLKTENIFESLSIEDLMDRPFNKLSGGQQQRVMIARALVSTPEILILDEPTVGIDARHKEDFLKLLLHLNQDHGISILIISHEMDLIKEFVTRTVVLKEGRLINA from the coding sequence ATGAAATTACTAGAAATTAAAAACTTAAAGTTTGGATATGAAGAAAATTTAATACTAAATGATATCAACCTAGAGCTCGATAAGGGTGACTTCCTTGCTATAAGCGGAGAGAATGGTTCAGGAAAGTCGACTCTAATCAAGCTAATCCTAAAGGCTTTGAAGAAAGATGCTGGAGTGATTAATATCTTGGGTAAGCCTATAGAAGAGTTCGATGAATTCGAGAAGATCGGCTACGTCCCACAGGTAAATGACTCGGCAAAGATTGCCTTTCCAGTCACTTGCAAGGAATATGTAAGTCTGGGACTTTATAAGGAGTTTAATTTCTTAAATATGGCTACAAGGAAGGTAAGGCTTAAGACAGAAAATATCTTCGAATCCCTGTCTATTGAAGACTTGATGGATAGACCCTTCAATAAGCTTTCTGGGGGTCAGCAACAAAGAGTCATGATTGCAAGAGCCCTTGTTTCGACACCAGAAATATTAATCTTAGATGAGCCAACTGTAGGAATTGACGCAAGGCATAAGGAAGATTTCCTAAAGCTCTTGCTTCATTTAAACCAAGATCATGGGATAAGTATCCTAATTATAAGCCATGAGATGGATCTTATTAAGGAATTTGTAACAAGGACAGTAGTTCTTAAGGAAGGGAGGCTAATTAATGCTTAA
- a CDS encoding metal ABC transporter solute-binding protein, Zn/Mn family — protein sequence MKVKNIIGVLALSAVLAACGNNASENAKTDSNETKEEMTVKEDSKDQAKSSEDKKDSSAEKASEENVIYASFFPIYNLTKQIAGDKFEVKSFTNLKTESHGFEPSAKEIAELSTSKLMFVNGAGMEEWEEAVKNTVDIDIVNTSEGIDLIKASEDDHDHDHEDADHDHDHEDADHDHDHEDGEEGHEHHHHGEFDPHTWLDPANGKAQAKVIADKLSEVDPANKDYYMANYEKIAKELDDIVTEYKDKFKNVDNKKFIVPHQAFGYLAREFDLEQIPLNSLTSTGEADAKVLKEVSDLAKAEKIKTVFYEMGGSDKEAKTLADEIGAEAKPINTLEFATDEELSSNKTYQEMIKENLEAIYDSLS from the coding sequence ATGAAAGTTAAAAATATAATAGGAGTTTTAGCCTTAAGTGCAGTTCTTGCTGCTTGTGGAAACAATGCTTCAGAAAATGCAAAGACTGACTCTAACGAGACAAAAGAAGAGATGACCGTAAAGGAAGATAGCAAAGACCAAGCTAAGTCTAGTGAAGATAAGAAGGATTCATCTGCTGAAAAAGCTAGTGAAGAAAATGTAATCTATGCTTCATTTTTCCCAATCTATAATCTTACTAAGCAAATCGCAGGAGATAAGTTTGAGGTGAAATCTTTTACAAATCTTAAGACAGAAAGTCATGGATTTGAGCCTTCTGCAAAGGAAATTGCAGAATTATCTACTTCAAAACTTATGTTTGTAAATGGTGCTGGTATGGAAGAGTGGGAAGAAGCCGTAAAAAACACAGTAGATATTGATATTGTAAATACAAGCGAGGGAATCGATCTTATTAAGGCAAGCGAAGATGATCACGATCATGACCATGAAGACGCAGACCACGACCATGATCATGAAGATGCAGACCATGATCACGACCATGAAGATGGTGAGGAAGGTCATGAACATCACCACCACGGTGAGTTTGACCCACACACATGGCTAGATCCAGCAAATGGTAAGGCTCAAGCTAAGGTAATAGCTGATAAGCTTTCAGAAGTAGACCCTGCCAACAAGGATTACTACATGGCAAATTACGAAAAGATTGCCAAAGAACTTGATGACATAGTTACTGAATACAAGGATAAGTTTAAAAATGTAGATAACAAGAAGTTTATTGTTCCTCACCAAGCCTTTGGCTACCTTGCTCGTGAGTTTGACCTAGAGCAAATCCCACTTAACTCTCTAACATCTACTGGAGAAGCTGATGCTAAGGTCCTTAAGGAAGTATCTGATCTTGCTAAGGCTGAAAAAATTAAGACAGTCTTCTACGAAATGGGCGGTTCTGATAAGGAAGCAAAGACCCTAGCAGATGAAATCGGTGCTGAGGCTAAGCCAATCAACACACTCGAGTTTGCAACTGACGAAGAGCTTTCTTCAAACAAGACCTACCAAGAAATGATCAAGGAAAACTTAGAAGCAATCTACGATTCTCTATCATAG
- a CDS encoding Fur family transcriptional regulator: MKIENILKDKGLRITKQRKLILETIAKEENPISAEEIYATIKDKTKLDLSTIYRNLNTLEEAEILLKTTNVDGISYYQLNNDEHKHFITCTSCKKKFVIENCPVHFLEEKIEKETGFLINGHNFEFTGICPECQKKENLEKL, translated from the coding sequence TTGAAAATAGAAAATATTCTTAAGGACAAGGGCCTAAGAATTACCAAACAAAGAAAGTTAATACTAGAAACAATTGCCAAGGAAGAAAACCCCATTTCTGCCGAAGAAATTTACGCAACAATAAAGGATAAGACCAAACTTGACCTATCCACAATCTACAGAAACCTAAACACTCTTGAAGAAGCAGAAATTCTTTTAAAGACAACCAACGTCGACGGCATTAGCTACTATCAGCTAAACAACGATGAGCACAAGCACTTCATAACCTGTACGTCTTGCAAGAAGAAGTTCGTCATAGAAAACTGCCCAGTCCACTTTCTAGAAGAAAAGATAGAAAAAGAAACAGGATTTCTAATAAACGGCCACAACTTCGAGTTCACAGGAATTTGCCCTGAGTGTCAAAAGAAGGAAAATCTAGAAAAATTATAA
- a CDS encoding Eco57I restriction-modification methylase domain-containing protein — protein sequence MKKFDFVVGNPPFNETVEGRSEEPPIYHFFYDGSISIGNNITFITPSRFIFDSGKTPSKWNKKMLNSPHFKILNYEPVGSKVFPTTDIKGGVAITSWDNTKTFEPVRIFYPHNEIENIVRKVKNITSDFFNIIIFSNTSYKYDKLFYEENPDFENRVSGGSRRYLSSSCFKKFPEAFLDDKIDENSIEIVGRKNYKRTTKYFNKNYLIPPENFYNYKLVLPSSNGSGIFGETLSDPFVGKPMEGYTETFVTFGNFSEFQEANNSLKYIKTKFARAMLNSKKVTQGNKNSKVWENVPLQDFTENSDIDWSQSIAEIDQQLYKKYGLSSEEIEFIEEKVQEME from the coding sequence ATGAAAAAATTTGATTTTGTGGTGGGTAATCCGCCATTTAATGAAACTGTAGAAGGCAGGAGTGAAGAGCCCCCTATTTATCATTTCTTTTATGACGGATCAATAAGCATTGGAAATAATATAACCTTTATTACGCCGTCTAGATTTATATTCGACAGCGGGAAAACTCCATCAAAATGGAATAAAAAAATGCTAAATAGTCCTCACTTTAAAATATTGAATTATGAGCCAGTAGGATCTAAAGTATTTCCTACGACTGATATCAAGGGTGGTGTAGCTATTACTTCATGGGATAATACAAAAACCTTTGAGCCAGTACGAATATTTTATCCTCACAATGAAATCGAAAATATAGTTAGAAAAGTAAAAAATATTACCAGCGATTTTTTTAATATAATTATTTTTTCAAATACAAGTTATAAATACGATAAATTATTTTATGAAGAAAATCCTGACTTTGAAAATAGAGTGTCTGGAGGTTCAAGGAGATATCTATCATCATCTTGTTTCAAAAAATTTCCAGAAGCTTTTTTAGATGATAAAATAGATGAAAATAGTATTGAAATTGTTGGAAGAAAAAATTACAAAAGAACGACAAAATATTTTAATAAAAATTATTTGATTCCACCAGAAAATTTCTACAATTATAAATTGGTGCTTCCTAGTTCTAATGGTAGCGGTATCTTTGGAGAAACTTTAAGCGACCCATTTGTTGGAAAACCTATGGAAGGATATACCGAAACGTTTGTAACATTTGGAAATTTCAGTGAATTTCAAGAAGCAAATAATAGTTTGAAATATATAAAAACTAAATTCGCTAGAGCCATGCTAAATTCAAAGAAAGTTACTCAAGGAAACAAAAATTCAAAAGTATGGGAAAATGTCCCACTCCAAGACTTCACAGAAAACTCAGACATTGACTGGTCACAGTCTATTGCTGAGATTGACCAGCAATTGTACAAAAAATATGGCCTAAGTTCTGAAGAGATTGAATTTATCGAAGAAAAAGTACAGGAGATGGAATAA